From Thiomicrospira sp. XS5, one genomic window encodes:
- a CDS encoding O-acetylhomoserine aminocarboxypropyltransferase/cysteine synthase family protein, producing the protein MKLESIALHHGYESESTTKSAAVPIYQTTSYTFDDTQHGADLFDLKVPGNIYSRIMNPTCDVLEKRMAEMEGGVAGLALATGMAAITYAIQTIAQAGDNIVSTSQLYGGTYNLFAHTFPRQGIEVRMVKADDYDAFEAAIDDKTRAIFCESIGNPAGNVVDVARLAEIAHKHGLPLMVDNTVATPYLCRPIDLGADIVIHALTKFVGGHGTTLGGIVIDSGKFDWVANKERFPMLNEPDPSYHGVSYTRDIGAAAFIARCRVVPLRNTGAALSAHSAFLLLQGLETLGLRMERHCENTLKVAEYLKQHPKVSWVNYASLPDDKYHEVCVKTTKGSGSGILSFGIKGGREAGGQFIDALQMILRLVNIGDAKSLACHPATTTHRQLSPEELEKAGVSEDLVRLSIGIEHIDDIIADIEQALENVKA; encoded by the coding sequence ATGAAACTGGAATCCATCGCGCTTCACCACGGCTATGAATCGGAAAGTACCACCAAATCGGCCGCTGTTCCCATTTATCAAACCACGTCTTATACCTTTGACGACACCCAACACGGGGCAGACTTGTTTGACCTGAAAGTACCGGGGAACATTTACAGCCGAATCATGAACCCGACGTGCGATGTATTGGAAAAGCGTATGGCGGAAATGGAAGGCGGCGTGGCCGGTTTGGCATTGGCCACCGGTATGGCGGCGATTACCTATGCGATTCAGACCATCGCGCAGGCTGGTGACAATATTGTCAGTACCAGCCAGTTGTATGGCGGCACCTATAACCTGTTCGCACATACGTTTCCGCGTCAGGGGATTGAAGTGCGAATGGTGAAGGCGGATGATTACGACGCGTTTGAAGCGGCGATTGACGACAAAACGCGCGCCATTTTCTGTGAGTCCATCGGGAATCCAGCCGGGAATGTGGTGGACGTGGCACGCCTGGCGGAAATCGCCCATAAGCACGGGCTGCCGTTGATGGTCGACAACACCGTCGCGACGCCGTATTTGTGTCGCCCGATTGATTTGGGCGCGGACATTGTCATTCATGCTTTGACCAAGTTCGTGGGTGGTCACGGCACCACCTTGGGTGGGATTGTCATTGATTCCGGTAAATTCGACTGGGTGGCGAACAAGGAACGTTTCCCGATGTTGAACGAGCCGGATCCGTCTTATCACGGCGTGAGTTATACGCGTGATATCGGTGCGGCAGCCTTTATTGCCCGTTGTCGTGTGGTGCCGTTGCGCAATACCGGCGCGGCCTTGTCGGCGCACAGCGCTTTCTTGTTGTTGCAGGGCTTGGAAACGCTTGGTTTGCGCATGGAGCGCCATTGCGAGAACACCCTGAAGGTGGCTGAATATTTGAAACAACATCCGAAAGTGTCCTGGGTGAATTATGCGTCTTTGCCGGATGACAAGTATCATGAAGTCTGTGTGAAGACCACGAAAGGTTCCGGCTCCGGTATTTTGAGCTTTGGCATTAAAGGCGGACGTGAAGCAGGTGGCCAGTTCATCGATGCGTTGCAAATGATTCTGCGTTTGGTGAATATCGGTGATGCCAAGTCGTTGGCGTGTCACCCAGCGACCACGACGCACCGCCAATTGAGCCCGGAAGAGTTGGAAAAAGCCGGCGTTTCGGAAGATTTGGTGCGTTTGTCCATTGGCATTGAGCACATAGATGATATTATTGCGGATATCGAACAAGCACTGGAAAACGTCAAGGCTTAA
- a CDS encoding pyrimidine/purine nucleoside phosphorylase yields the protein MSQFENVTAVKAANIYYDGKVTSRTLLFADGSKKTLGILLPGDYEFGTEAAEIMEMLAGEVEVLLPGETEWQTVVGGETFNVPANSKFGIKVKTVADYCCSYIE from the coding sequence ATGTCACAGTTTGAGAACGTCACTGCCGTAAAAGCGGCGAATATTTATTACGATGGAAAAGTCACCAGCCGCACGTTGTTGTTTGCGGATGGTAGCAAGAAGACGTTAGGCATTTTGTTGCCGGGCGATTATGAATTCGGTACCGAAGCGGCGGAAATCATGGAGATGCTGGCCGGAGAAGTCGAGGTATTATTGCCGGGCGAAACCGAATGGCAAACCGTGGTTGGAGGGGAAACCTTCAATGTACCGGCCAATTCAAAATTCGGCATCAAGGTCAAAACCGTGGCCGATTATTGCTGTTCTTATATCGAGTGA
- a CDS encoding linear amide C-N hydrolase — translation MTKKAHPLTRILTLSLATTAFVLTNTAQACTSLLYKDGNGAPYAGRTMELPMELAYQVSYFPKGTAFNSKIKNHPDLNYQSKYSFISITVPDPVDKTLKVSEGMNDQGLTFSLLAFASTKGPADTIKKTKSVLAAIDLGAWTLSQFKDVAEVKTALKKQPVLVSALLPLGLMKTPFHYTLHDAQGQSVVIEFANGKQTLIDNPIGVMTNGPEFDWHMTNLNNYTFLNNIDQSKTTFHGMEFNQPDSGIATAGLPASNTSVGRFVRATYYSQFAEKVDNPDKAMTVLAHIMNNFDRPRGITMDNRFKEEIANITAPEVAGHPLYTSEYTSWTALGDLRNLKFKVKPYSQLNYISFDLAKLAKEKQPKSIPLIQMPFNVNDVTDWFRKASIRK, via the coding sequence ATGACAAAAAAAGCTCATCCGTTAACGCGTATTTTAACCCTCAGCCTAGCCACAACCGCTTTTGTACTGACGAATACAGCGCAAGCCTGCACTTCATTACTTTATAAAGACGGCAATGGTGCGCCCTACGCCGGCCGCACCATGGAATTACCAATGGAGCTGGCGTATCAAGTGAGTTACTTTCCAAAAGGCACCGCTTTCAACTCCAAAATCAAAAACCACCCAGACCTGAACTATCAATCAAAATATTCGTTCATTTCCATCACCGTGCCCGACCCAGTGGACAAAACACTCAAAGTTTCCGAAGGCATGAACGACCAAGGCCTGACGTTCAGCCTGCTCGCCTTTGCCAGCACCAAAGGGCCGGCGGATACGATTAAAAAGACCAAAAGCGTCCTCGCCGCGATTGACCTGGGCGCCTGGACCTTATCGCAATTCAAGGATGTCGCAGAAGTCAAAACCGCTCTCAAAAAACAACCCGTATTGGTCTCCGCTCTCTTACCGTTAGGCCTCATGAAAACGCCATTTCATTACACCTTGCACGATGCCCAAGGCCAATCCGTGGTCATTGAGTTTGCCAACGGTAAACAAACGCTTATCGACAACCCAATCGGCGTCATGACCAATGGCCCAGAGTTCGACTGGCACATGACCAACCTAAACAACTACACCTTCTTAAACAACATCGACCAATCCAAAACCACCTTTCACGGCATGGAATTCAACCAACCCGACTCCGGCATCGCCACCGCAGGCCTTCCCGCCTCCAACACCTCGGTTGGCCGCTTTGTACGCGCCACCTACTACTCACAATTTGCCGAAAAGGTCGATAACCCCGACAAAGCCATGACCGTTCTCGCCCACATTATGAACAACTTCGACCGCCCTCGCGGCATCACCATGGACAATCGCTTTAAAGAAGAAATCGCCAATATCACCGCCCCGGAAGTCGCAGGCCATCCGCTCTACACCTCGGAATACACCTCCTGGACCGCACTGGGCGATTTGCGTAACCTGAAATTTAAAGTCAAACCCTACAGCCAGCTCAACTACATCAGTTTCGACTTGGCCAAACTGGCTAAAGAGAAACAACCCAAGTCCATTCCGCTGATCCAAATGCCGTTTAATGTGAATGATGTCACCGATTGGTTCCGCAAAGCCAGCATTAGAAAATAA
- a CDS encoding NADP(H)-dependent aldo-keto reductase yields the protein MLYNALGHSDIQVSRICLGTMTWGEQNTQEEAFEQMDYALEQGVNFWDTAELYAVPPRAETYGRTEEIIGNWLAKTGKRDEIVLASKMAGPSEISQHIRGGKSRFNREQITQALDASLKRLQTDYLDLYQLHWPERNTNFFGQLGYEAGEDPSDLTPMEETLEVLTQFVNQGKIRHVGLSNETPWGTMKFLQLAEQHDLSKIVTVQNPYSLLNRSYEVGLAEVSHRENVGLLAYSPLGFGVLSGKYLNDSAAANARLKLFPHYDRYSNDNAVKATELYAALARGNGLTPTQLALAFINSRPFLTANIIGATTMEQLKENIDSIHVELSDEVLHQIERIHAQYTIPSP from the coding sequence ATGCTTTACAACGCGTTAGGACATTCCGATATTCAAGTGAGCCGTATTTGTTTGGGCACCATGACTTGGGGCGAACAAAATACGCAAGAAGAGGCGTTTGAACAGATGGATTACGCCTTGGAGCAGGGCGTGAATTTCTGGGATACGGCGGAACTGTATGCCGTGCCGCCGCGTGCCGAAACCTATGGCCGAACTGAGGAAATCATCGGTAACTGGTTGGCGAAGACCGGTAAGCGAGATGAGATCGTCTTGGCGTCGAAAATGGCGGGGCCGTCGGAGATTTCGCAACACATTCGCGGCGGCAAAAGCCGTTTCAACCGCGAGCAGATTACGCAAGCGTTGGATGCGTCTTTGAAACGGTTGCAAACCGATTATCTGGATTTGTACCAATTGCATTGGCCGGAGCGCAACACCAACTTTTTCGGGCAGTTGGGTTATGAAGCGGGGGAAGACCCGAGCGACCTGACGCCGATGGAAGAAACTCTGGAAGTGCTGACGCAGTTCGTCAACCAGGGCAAAATCCGTCACGTCGGTTTGTCGAACGAAACGCCGTGGGGCACGATGAAGTTTTTGCAGTTGGCCGAGCAGCATGATTTGAGCAAGATTGTGACGGTGCAGAACCCGTACAGTTTGTTGAACCGCAGTTATGAAGTGGGGCTGGCGGAAGTGTCACACCGCGAAAACGTCGGTTTGTTGGCGTATTCACCGCTGGGCTTCGGGGTGCTGAGTGGCAAGTATTTAAATGATTCGGCGGCGGCGAACGCGCGTTTGAAGCTGTTCCCGCATTACGACCGTTATTCCAACGACAATGCGGTGAAAGCGACGGAACTGTATGCGGCCCTGGCGCGCGGCAACGGTTTGACGCCGACGCAATTGGCGCTGGCGTTTATCAACAGTCGCCCGTTCTTGACGGCGAACATCATTGGCGCGACCACGATGGAACAGCTCAAAGAGAACATCGACAGCATCCATGTTGAGTTAAGCGATGAAGTCTTGCATCAAATTGAGCGTATTCACGCCCAATACACCATTCCGTCGCCTTGA
- a CDS encoding HEPN domain-containing protein, with product MKLDIDKILEDIDAKHSRHYIPLHSFQSLYEKTENAIQELEKLSVSTETKDTILKAHVINTVTAVEVYYRTLVDSVFKTCSPKSFEKTLIKLHDKSYKIDDLIVMYKNSIHPLELVASNLNFQSVQNIDKYFSILLQNKFFDEIKSLRYRIKDKPETETQITFKEIEDLNYIFNLRHQLIHNPNLQITINEEELLNKIDSINGVVMASDLVVRQFVLTNVDPEIKDKANTQ from the coding sequence ATGAAGTTGGATATTGATAAAATTTTAGAAGATATTGATGCAAAACATTCTAGACACTATATTCCTTTACATTCATTCCAAAGCTTATACGAAAAAACGGAAAACGCCATTCAAGAACTGGAAAAACTATCAGTATCTACAGAGACGAAGGATACAATTTTAAAAGCACATGTGATTAATACAGTTACAGCTGTCGAAGTCTATTACAGAACATTAGTCGATTCAGTTTTTAAGACCTGCAGCCCCAAATCATTCGAAAAAACACTAATTAAACTGCACGACAAAAGCTATAAAATTGATGACTTGATTGTAATGTATAAAAACTCCATTCACCCCCTTGAATTAGTCGCATCAAACTTAAACTTTCAGAGTGTCCAAAACATTGATAAATACTTTTCTATTCTGTTACAAAATAAATTTTTTGATGAAATTAAATCCTTGCGCTACAGAATAAAAGATAAGCCTGAAACAGAAACACAAATTACATTTAAAGAAATAGAAGATCTCAATTACATTTTCAATTTAAGACATCAGTTAATTCACAATCCAAATTTACAAATTACCATCAATGAAGAGGAATTATTAAACAAAATTGATTCCATTAATGGTGTTGTTATGGCATCGGACCTAGTTGTAAGACAGTTTGTTTTAACTAATGTAGATCCAGAAATTAAAGACAAGGCAAACACACAATAA
- a CDS encoding thioesterase family protein, whose product MNASLKWRHPKPFIENHTVTEDEIDFLDHVNNKVYLNWMEHISWQHSLAVGIDESVQRQVGKIMVVRQHELNYRAACHLGDELLIGTWVGEQIGCCQRRRYYQVFRLADGKEVFFGHTQWACMNLKTHQACKIPPEFITPYETV is encoded by the coding sequence ATGAATGCATCACTTAAATGGCGACATCCCAAGCCGTTTATCGAAAACCACACCGTCACCGAAGACGAAATCGATTTTCTCGATCACGTCAACAACAAGGTGTATTTAAATTGGATGGAACATATTTCCTGGCAACACAGTCTGGCGGTGGGCATTGACGAATCGGTGCAACGCCAAGTCGGTAAAATCATGGTGGTGCGACAGCATGAGCTGAATTATCGTGCCGCCTGTCATCTGGGCGATGAATTGCTGATCGGCACTTGGGTGGGCGAACAAATCGGTTGCTGCCAACGCCGCCGTTATTATCAGGTGTTCCGGCTAGCCGACGGCAAAGAGGTGTTTTTCGGCCATACGCAATGGGCCTGCATGAATCTGAAAACCCACCAGGCCTGCAAGATTCCACCGGAATTCATTACGCCGTATGAAACGGTGTAA
- the aroC gene encoding chorismate synthase has translation MSGNTLGKNFCVTTFGESHGIALGAIIDGCPPGLALTEEDIQVELDRRKPGTSKHATARREDDKVQILSGVFEGKTTGTPIGLMIHNTDQRSKDYSKVAETFRPAHADYTYTQKYGVRDYRGGGRSSARETAMRVAAGAIAKKYLKERLGIEIKGYLSQLGPITVENVSWPFDNDNEYFCPDPVKKEEIREYMDNLLKQKDSVGAKISIVAKNVPVGLGEPVFDRLDADLAHALMSINAVKGVEIGDGFAVAAQRGTEHRDEMTPEGFASNHAGGILGGISTGQDIVAHIALKPTSSIMTPGRSINRDGEAIEMVTKGRHDPCVGIRATPIAEAKVALVLMDHFMRNRAQNGDVVPPIMDLAHPEA, from the coding sequence ATGTCGGGCAATACGTTAGGGAAAAATTTTTGTGTGACCACCTTCGGCGAAAGCCACGGAATCGCGCTGGGCGCGATCATTGACGGCTGTCCTCCGGGGCTGGCGTTGACGGAAGAGGACATTCAGGTTGAACTGGATCGCCGCAAGCCGGGCACGTCAAAGCACGCCACCGCGCGTCGTGAAGACGACAAAGTGCAGATTCTTTCCGGCGTGTTTGAAGGCAAAACCACCGGCACGCCGATTGGTTTGATGATTCACAATACCGATCAACGCTCCAAGGATTATTCCAAAGTGGCGGAAACTTTCCGCCCTGCGCATGCCGATTACACTTACACTCAGAAATACGGCGTGCGCGATTACCGCGGCGGTGGGCGTTCTTCCGCACGAGAAACCGCGATGCGTGTGGCAGCGGGGGCGATTGCCAAGAAATATTTGAAAGAGCGTTTGGGCATTGAAATCAAAGGCTATCTGTCGCAGTTGGGGCCGATTACGGTGGAAAACGTGTCCTGGCCGTTTGATAACGACAACGAGTATTTTTGCCCGGACCCGGTTAAAAAAGAAGAAATTCGTGAATACATGGATAATCTGCTGAAGCAGAAGGATTCCGTCGGCGCGAAAATTTCCATCGTGGCGAAGAATGTACCGGTCGGATTGGGCGAGCCGGTGTTTGACCGTTTGGATGCCGATTTGGCCCATGCGTTAATGAGCATCAATGCGGTGAAAGGCGTGGAAATCGGTGATGGGTTTGCCGTGGCCGCGCAACGCGGCACCGAGCACCGCGATGAGATGACGCCGGAAGGGTTTGCCTCTAATCATGCCGGCGGTATTTTGGGCGGGATTTCCACCGGACAGGACATCGTTGCGCACATTGCCTTGAAACCGACGTCGAGCATTATGACACCGGGGCGCAGCATTAACCGCGACGGTGAAGCGATTGAGATGGTCACCAAAGGCCGTCATGATCCATGTGTGGGCATTCGTGCCACGCCGATTGCCGAGGCGAAAGTGGCGTTGGTGTTGATGGATCATTTTATGCGAAACCGTGCGCAAAACGGGGATGTGGTGCCGCCGATTATGGACTTGGCGCATCCCGAAGCCTAA
- a CDS encoding DUF2721 domain-containing protein has translation MTELFSDAVPVNTVSHLIQLSVAPVFLLAGIGSLLGVLVGRLSRIVSKSEELSNILLMEKSQSPVDRRSSEIRQRLDFLERRRRYLNHAILACTMTGLLVALVIMIMFLSAFFAFNGSLFIAVLFILAMASLIVGLLIFLREIYYASHPR, from the coding sequence GTGACCGAGTTGTTTTCCGATGCCGTGCCGGTAAATACGGTGTCCCACTTGATTCAACTGTCTGTGGCGCCGGTGTTTTTGCTGGCCGGTATCGGGAGCTTGCTCGGGGTGTTGGTCGGGCGTTTGTCGCGCATCGTGTCCAAGTCGGAGGAGTTGAGCAATATCCTGCTCATGGAGAAATCGCAAAGCCCGGTGGACCGTCGTTCCAGCGAAATCCGTCAACGTTTGGATTTTCTGGAGCGCCGCCGCCGTTATCTTAATCACGCGATTCTGGCCTGTACCATGACCGGTTTGCTGGTGGCGCTGGTGATTATGATCATGTTCTTGAGCGCGTTTTTTGCGTTCAACGGTTCTTTGTTTATCGCGGTGTTGTTTATTTTGGCGATGGCCTCCTTGATTGTGGGGTTGTTGATTTTCCTGCGTGAGATTTATTACGCTTCGCACCCGCGTTAA
- the gloA gene encoding lactoylglutathione lyase, whose translation MRLLHTMLRVGDLEKSIQFYTDVLGMKLLRRKDYPKGEFTLAFLGYGDEENNTVLELTYNWGVSSYDLGEGYGHIAIEVDDVYQAADAVKAAGGKIIREAGPMNAGTTIIAFAEDPDGYQIEFIGADHERS comes from the coding sequence ATGCGTTTATTGCACACCATGTTACGAGTGGGCGATTTGGAAAAATCGATTCAGTTCTACACCGATGTGTTGGGAATGAAACTGTTGCGTCGTAAAGATTATCCGAAAGGCGAGTTCACCTTGGCCTTTTTGGGGTACGGCGATGAAGAGAACAACACGGTTTTGGAATTGACCTACAACTGGGGTGTTTCCTCGTACGACCTGGGCGAAGGCTATGGGCATATCGCCATCGAAGTGGACGATGTGTATCAAGCGGCGGACGCGGTGAAAGCGGCCGGTGGAAAAATCATTCGTGAGGCGGGGCCGATGAATGCGGGCACCACCATTATTGCGTTTGCCGAAGACCCGGACGGTTACCAGATCGAATTCATCGGTGCGGACCACGAACGTTCGTAA
- a CDS encoding SulP family inorganic anion transporter — MTQSPSSAFDWRKYKADTLSGITVSLALVPEAVAFAFVAGVHPLVGLYAAIIVGFITSMFGGRPGMISAAAGSLAVVMMHLVMEHGATYLFAAVIMMGVFQIFIGWMKWGRFIRMVPSPVMLGFVNGLALVILIAQFTQFKDTDGDWLSGNSLYIMMGIIAATMAIIYLLPRLTKAVPSALAAIVLVTLAVIFFDMNTVTVGDKAAVSGTLESLVFGDGTENGFQGMTWMTALPDNFFSLETLWIILPYAIILTIIGSVESLLTMTLIDDITETRGKGNRECIALGAANCTAGTFGTMGGCALIGQSMINVSSGGTGRLSGITAALGLLVIVLIAAPWIEMVPIGALVGLMFFVVIATFNWSSWNIMRGMTKMDAFVMVLVTALTVIFDLAVAVIAGVVVSALVFAWQHAQRVMVETSEMTSDDGRKGKIYKVYGPLFFASSQNFIDMFNPKSDPECVHIDFQHSRVYDHTGVEAIDSLTKKYKAEGKKIVLKHLSPECQNLLDEARDLVEVNVSEDPHYHVSLGK; from the coding sequence ATGACTCAGTCTCCCTCAAGCGCCTTTGACTGGCGTAAATACAAAGCCGACACCTTGTCGGGCATTACCGTTTCGCTGGCGTTGGTGCCGGAAGCGGTCGCCTTTGCCTTCGTGGCCGGGGTGCATCCGTTGGTTGGGTTGTATGCCGCGATTATCGTCGGGTTCATCACCTCTATGTTCGGCGGGCGCCCGGGCATGATTTCCGCGGCGGCCGGTTCCCTGGCGGTGGTGATGATGCATTTGGTGATGGAGCACGGCGCCACTTACCTGTTCGCGGCCGTCATTATGATGGGGGTTTTCCAGATATTCATCGGTTGGATGAAGTGGGGGCGATTTATTCGCATGGTGCCGAGTCCGGTCATGCTTGGCTTCGTGAACGGTTTGGCATTGGTCATCTTGATTGCCCAGTTCACCCAGTTTAAAGATACGGACGGCGACTGGTTGTCCGGCAACAGTCTGTACATCATGATGGGCATCATTGCCGCGACCATGGCGATTATCTACTTGCTGCCGCGTTTGACCAAGGCGGTGCCATCCGCGTTGGCGGCGATTGTATTGGTGACCTTGGCGGTGATTTTCTTTGATATGAATACCGTTACGGTCGGCGATAAAGCAGCGGTGTCCGGTACTTTGGAATCGCTGGTGTTCGGTGACGGAACGGAAAATGGTTTCCAGGGCATGACCTGGATGACGGCGTTACCGGACAACTTCTTCAGCCTGGAAACGCTTTGGATTATTTTGCCCTATGCGATTATTTTAACGATTATCGGTTCGGTGGAATCTTTGTTGACGATGACGTTGATTGATGACATCACCGAAACTCGCGGTAAAGGCAACCGTGAATGTATCGCACTGGGGGCGGCCAACTGTACGGCCGGTACCTTCGGCACCATGGGCGGCTGTGCTTTGATCGGTCAGTCGATGATTAACGTCAGCTCCGGCGGCACCGGGCGCTTGTCCGGCATTACCGCCGCGTTGGGCTTGCTGGTGATCGTGTTAATTGCGGCGCCCTGGATTGAGATGGTGCCGATTGGTGCTTTGGTCGGTTTGATGTTCTTTGTGGTCATCGCCACCTTTAACTGGTCGAGCTGGAATATCATGCGCGGCATGACCAAAATGGATGCGTTTGTCATGGTGCTGGTGACGGCATTGACGGTGATTTTCGATTTGGCGGTGGCGGTGATTGCCGGTGTGGTTGTGTCGGCATTGGTCTTTGCATGGCAACATGCTCAAAGAGTCATGGTGGAAACTTCGGAAATGACGTCGGACGACGGCCGCAAAGGCAAAATTTATAAAGTGTACGGCCCGCTGTTCTTTGCCTCGTCGCAGAACTTTATTGATATGTTTAATCCAAAAAGCGATCCGGAATGCGTACACATCGACTTTCAGCATTCCCGTGTGTACGATCACACCGGGGTGGAAGCGATTGATAGCCTGACGAAAAAATACAAAGCCGAAGGCAAGAAAATCGTATTGAAGCATTTGAGCCCTGAATGCCAAAACTTGTTGGACGAAGCCAGAGACTTGGTGGAAGTGAATGTGTCGGAAGACCCGCATTACCATGTGTCGCTGGGCAAATAA
- a CDS encoding MFS transporter — protein sequence MPEQLYRQAYPKLSSFYFFYFMLFGGLIPYIGLYYQSLFFNAIQIGQLMAMFIATKIVAPNVLGWLADKTGRTVFWLRWTAFLTVLFSIGFVTTESFVGLLLTVFGFGFFFHSALPLFESYTFTTLKGMKERYGLVRLWGSIGFIAAVLWLGWQIEAWSISTLPWALVGLAVVIWLATFAVQEHPVAQHEDHASSFWTIIKQPWVASLLAASILIQFSHGTYYSFYSIFLDEHGYSKNVIAWLWALGVLAEIAVFFWMVPLFRRFRVKTLLMASLVLTLLRWVMIPLVIDDWVWLAFAQLLHAASYGLFHAAAIYLIDHHFYGDNQSKGQAIYASASHGLGGALGMLAAGYAWYAGGADWAFGMCALAVLLAIGIAQKWVRYD from the coding sequence ATGCCGGAACAGCTTTATCGACAAGCCTATCCAAAGCTTTCCAGTTTTTACTTTTTCTATTTCATGTTGTTCGGCGGCCTGATTCCGTATATCGGCTTGTATTATCAGTCGCTGTTTTTCAACGCCATTCAAATCGGCCAATTGATGGCGATGTTCATCGCCACCAAAATCGTCGCGCCGAATGTGTTGGGTTGGCTGGCGGATAAAACAGGGCGCACCGTTTTCTGGTTACGCTGGACGGCATTTTTGACGGTGTTGTTTTCCATCGGTTTTGTGACCACGGAATCGTTTGTCGGCCTGTTGTTGACGGTATTCGGGTTCGGGTTCTTTTTCCATTCCGCCTTGCCGTTGTTCGAATCCTATACCTTCACGACCCTGAAAGGCATGAAGGAGCGTTACGGTCTGGTAAGGCTGTGGGGGTCCATCGGTTTCATTGCGGCGGTGTTGTGGCTGGGCTGGCAGATTGAGGCCTGGTCGATTTCGACGCTGCCTTGGGCGCTAGTGGGCCTCGCCGTGGTGATTTGGCTGGCGACGTTTGCGGTGCAAGAACACCCGGTGGCCCAGCATGAAGACCACGCCAGTTCGTTTTGGACCATTATCAAACAGCCGTGGGTGGCGAGTTTATTGGCCGCCAGCATTCTGATTCAATTCTCGCACGGCACTTATTACAGCTTTTACAGCATTTTTCTGGACGAACACGGTTACAGCAAAAACGTCATTGCCTGGTTGTGGGCGCTGGGCGTGTTGGCGGAAATCGCGGTGTTCTTCTGGATGGTGCCACTCTTTCGGCGCTTCCGGGTCAAAACCTTGTTGATGGCGAGCTTGGTGTTGACGTTATTGCGCTGGGTGATGATTCCATTGGTGATTGACGATTGGGTGTGGTTGGCGTTCGCGCAACTGCTACACGCCGCTAGTTATGGCCTGTTCCATGCCGCGGCGATTTATCTGATCGACCATCATTTTTATGGCGACAACCAAAGTAAAGGGCAGGCGATTTATGCCTCGGCCAGTCATGGACTCGGTGGCGCTTTGGGGATGTTGGCGGCTGGTTACGCTTGGTATGCCGGCGGTGCGGATTGGGCGTTTGGCATGTGTGCCTTGGCGGTATTGTTGGCGATTGGGATTGCGCAGAAATGGGTTCGTTATGACTAA